A part of Aquaspirillum sp. LM1 genomic DNA contains:
- a CDS encoding RidA family protein — protein sequence MNIIQTPDAPQAIGPYAQAVAVDGWLFTSGQIPLNAAGELVDGDVTVQTTQVLDNLHAVLTAAGGGFDKVVKTTVFLADMNDFAAMNAVYAARFGSHTPARSTVQVARLPRDVKVEIEVVARIG from the coding sequence ATGAACATCATCCAAACCCCCGACGCCCCGCAAGCCATCGGCCCCTACGCCCAAGCCGTGGCGGTGGACGGCTGGCTGTTCACTTCCGGCCAGATTCCGCTGAACGCCGCTGGCGAGCTGGTGGACGGCGATGTGACGGTGCAGACCACCCAGGTGCTGGACAATCTGCACGCCGTGCTGACCGCCGCTGGTGGTGGTTTTGACAAGGTGGTGAAAACCACCGTGTTTCTGGCCGACATGAACGACTTTGCCGCCATGAACGCCGTGTACGCCGCCCGCTTTGGCAGCCACACCCCGGCGCGCTCCACCGTGCAGGTGGCGCGTTTGCCGCGTGATGTGAAGGTGGAAATCGAAGTGGTGGCCCGTATCGGCTGA